In Candidatus Paceibacterota bacterium, the DNA window GCCAAGAATCTTTAATTTAAAAACCATCGAAACAAAAAAATTTCAACGGAATATTGAGGATTTTATCTGCAGTGAATGCAGTTTTTCTGTTGAGGGTAATGGGTACACAAACCATTGCCCCAAGTGCTTATGGAGTAAACACGTGGATATAAATCCAGGTGATCGCGAGTCTGAGTGCTTAGGCGCCATGGAGCCAATAGGAGTGGAACTTAAAGCGGGGGATTATGTGATCACACATCAATGTGTTAAGTGTAGTTTTGTTCGAAAAAACAAAACCACAAAAGAAGATGATTTTAGGGTGATATTAAGCCTATAGTTAATTTAGTAACGATAAACAGACTTTTGTATGATACAAGTTATTATAGAAAAAAGCGGAGAGAAGATATCTTTTGATATCGATACTAATTTTCGTACTGCAATTTTAGGAGAAAATGGTATCGGTAAAACAAGTATTCTTGAAAGTATTACACTAAAGTCTTCAAAAAATGATTGGTTAACTGTTCATGTTCCAGAGCGAGTTAAGATAGTTTTTCTTTCCCAAATTGAAACTAATACAGGCCTTGTTTCTGGTGGAGAACATATGAAAAAAAGACTTGAGTATCTTTTTTCCCAAAAAGCAGATCTCTATGTATTAGACGAGCCAACAAATAATCTCGATGAGAAAAATATTTCTTGGCTTAAAAAACATATTGTTGAAAACAAATTATCAATTATATTTACTAGTCATAATATAAATTTTATTGACGATTGTGCAGAAGTAATATTTTACCTAGATTCTAAAGGTGTTGAAAAAACAAAAGAACGATGTTCTTTGTATTTAGTATCGCGTAAAAAAAAGATTGAAAGAGAGTTTTTAATGTATGATATCGCTATTAAAAAACAAGAAGAACTTAAAGATGCTGCCCGAAAAGCAAAACAACACAGCGAGGCTGGAGAAAAATGGAAGGGAACAGATAACGACAAGTATTTAAGAGGATTTAATAGAAATTCTGCTGGTAAAGGAGCGGCCACGGCAAGAATGCTTGGAGAAAGGGCAGAAAAAATAAGCGTTGAAAAACCACAACATGACCCCATTCCGAAAGCCCTGTTTTTGGACTTAGGTTTTGTCGGTAATTTATTTAACTTACTTTCTACATCTTTATCGCAAAAAAGAATTAGTCTTTTAGTAAATAGCGGAGATAAAATTCTTATTACTGGACCAAATGGTGTCGGAAAGACCACCTTTCTCGATTATTTAGTAGGTCTTTTAAATGGTCTAGCGCAAAAAAGTGAAGATATGTTTAATCGTGGCGGTAAATTTTCATATTATTATATTTCACAAAATTGGTATGAAAATTTAAATGACCAGACGGTAGGAGAATACCTAAAAAACTTTGGTTTAAATGAGGCAGAAATCTATAGGTCAATTTCTTTTAATCATATAGACAAGTCTATTTTAAATAAAAAATTTAAGAATGTATCACCAGGGATAAGAATTAAAGTTCTTTTAGGGGCTCTTTCTTGTAAAAAATTAGATTTAATAATTTGGGATGAACCAACAAACCATCTTGATGTTATGACTCAATACGTCTTAAGGGATGCACTTCTAAAATACGCTGGATCTCTTATTCTTGTTTCGCATGATAGATTATTTTTGGACGATAGTTCGTTTACCCGTGTTACGTTGTAATAAAATGTTTAAATTAACATATACAAGTAGCCTTTTTATGAGCGCTCCTTTATAAGCTTGTATAACAATGGACGGATAGTCGTAATATCTTTATGGAACGACAAGTGACCAAGCGGTAGTTTGTGGATAGCAATACCATATTTTTTGCAAATAGTACTCAGTTCCGAAATTTTAATTTGATTATCTTCTTCTCCCGCAACAACAGTACATTTTGATGGGTTAAACATGGGATCCTTTGAAAGCATGTCGAGAGATATTAGTTCATCACTCAAGAGTTTCTTCCAGTTTTGGTTAGAATATCGATAGGCGCCACTAAATGCTTCTTTTATAAATGAATCCAATGTCTCTATTCCTGGTACTTCCGACATGGAATAGGCCGGGGATAGTGCAATCACAGACGTAATATCTTCACTGAGGCTAGTATTAAGAGCAACCAACCCCCCCCAAACTAGACCCTAGAACCAACACGCGATTAACGTTAAAATTTTTCCCCTGCAAGACTACTCCACTTTTAAGACTGTGCGCTAATTTTCGAATATCTTCCGCTGGGTTATGGTCAAGAAACTCACCACCCGATTCCCATGTTCCTTTAAGTCTTGGGTAAAAAGCTGCATACCCCCACGAACATAAAAGATTGAGGAATGATAAAAGTTCTGGTGTGCGTGGCAAACCATCAAGAACTATTATTGCCAAGTTATAATTTTCCGGAAGACAATATTCGAAGACAACATCATCGATTGACCCGCATTGCAAACGTTCCTTTTCTCTTGAAGGTAGGATGCGGGATGCAAGGTTCTCCTTAAAATATTTAACAAGTTTTTTAGAAATACTTTCAATGACAGTGAGGTATGAATTTTTTACCATATTTAACTATTGTATCTCAATATTATTTTTACCAAAATAAACACAAATTTTTATATTTACTCACAAACAATACTAGTATCAATGACATTTTGTTTTATACAATATCTTTTTTGCATTATTTTTTCGTTAAAACATCCGCAATTTTTATAAAAAAATCCTCATCTACTTTCTTTTTATTGTTTATATATTCCCAAAAGAAATCTTTACAATAAAAGGAATATAAATAATAAACTCTATGAAAATTATGATTATTTTTTTGATTAAATTTTCCAATTAATAATTCTTCCTTGTCCCTGTATTTTTTAGGATTGTATTTTTGTAAATTATATATATTCTCTTTTTCTCCAAGATAACTAAAATCCCAGTTTGAGAATAAGTTTGCAAGTATCTCTCTTGTTATATAATACCCATTTCCAAATTCTTTTTTTAGTAAGAACCATGACTTATAGAAATTCTCTTCTCTCGGCTTAAAAACTGTTTTAATTTTCTCTAAAACATGATCCCTTTCATATAGATGTGCAAGTTCGTGAACTAAATTAATTTTCAAATTTTCAATATAACCTTTGCTTTTTTTGTTTAGCACATAAACATAAATAGAATTTGTTCTGGAGCTTGCACTAGCGCCAACATTTTTTCTGTCCGAATAGGTAGGGATGAGATATACGGCGACGTTCTTGACTTTAGTCCCGTAAAAATTCCCCATAGCTTTTACTATGTCCTCAGTCTCAAAATTTTCTATTATATTTTTGGTGAATATAAAATTTTTGCCATTTCTTATCTCAAAGTCTTTTTTCGAAATTATATTTTCTATATATGAAAATAGTTTTTTTTCTAATTCTTGACCACCTTCTTTTTTTTCAGTCAACAAAGATTTTATTTCTTTTAAATTTTTATGCGTAAAAAATATTTTTTTTACGTTCAGGAACTCTTCTTTTGCGAAAGATGGAAGCATTTTACCTTCTTTCTCTTTAATGAAGTTAATTACCAATCTATCAACAAAGACCTTGTAGCCGTAATTTATTTTTAACATATCGTGGAGTTATTTATTGATAGCTATTTTAAGATTAATTTAAATGAAAACGGGCAGAAGCGCAAAACTTCTACCCGTATGACCCAGAAAGTGGGTCAAGCCGGGGGATTCCCGGGGTTGTTGCCCTGTTCGTCCGCTGGGGTGGAATCCCAGTCGTCGTCGCCACCAAACAACTTTTTCATCTGAGTCTCCTTGCGACTTACCGGTTGAGAAATCTCAACCATTTAATAATCCAATTAAAGCATGACGCTTTATTTGCGTTGTGTCAACGAGTTTATAATTTTATGGAAATACGGTGTGTTTAGACAAATATAACCTAAAAAAGTGTTTTAATTTTTTGCCACAATGTGTTACAAGGGGTATATTTTAAAGTAATATGAAAATAAAGATAAAATCTAAAAAGATTTTAGAAAAATCATACGGTATAATTGTTGCTTATAAACAAAGCAGTACGGAGACAAAATACCTTATTATTCAAAGCAAAGGTACGAATGATTGGAGTTTTCCAAAAGGACATGCCGAAAAAGATGAAACTTCAGTTGAGACTGCATTAAGAGAACTAAAGGAGGAAACCGGAATCTCGCAAATAAGTCTTATTCCCGATGTGTCATTCTCTGATAAGTACAGATATAAAGCCAATGGTATATGGAATCGAAAACAAGCTACATTCTTTGTTGGTATTACAGATAATCTAAATGTAAAAATACAACAAGAAGAAGTGGTAAATTATATCTGGTCTAATTATGATGATGCGGTAAAAATTCTAACTTTTGAAAATCAACGAAAAATCTTGCGTGAAGCCTATTCTAAAATACTAGAAATCAATTAGTAATAAGTCACAGTGTGTTCCTATGTACTGAAAATAATAATTATAGTATTGTAGTGTAATCCTACATAAACAGATAGATCCAGTTTAAATTGATTTTTATGACCAAAGTTATTACACGTTTTCCACCTTCCCCAACTGGAGAAATTCATATTGGCAACATGCGAACCATGTTGTTTAATTATTTGTATGCAAAATATTTTAATGGAGAGATTTTCCTTAGGTTTGAGGATACTGATAAAGAAAGGAGTAAAAAGGAATACGAATCTATTGTCATAGATGGGTTACATGCTTTAGGTTTAAATTTTGACCATGGTCCATTCAGGCAATCAGAAAGAGGTGCTATCTATAAAGAAAAATTATTAGAACTCATCAAGCTTGGACGTGCTTATGAAGCTGAAGACTCATTGGGTGGTTCTGGAAAAGCCATTAGGTTCAAGAATCCGAACAAAATTATAACCTTTGATGACAAAGTTCGTGGTCATGTATCTATTGATTCAAGTATTTTTGGTGACTTTGTTATTGCGAGGAATATTGATAATCCAATTTACCATTTTGCTGTTGTTGTGGATGACATGGATATGGGAGTTACCCATATAATTAGGGGGGAAGACCATATTACAAGTACTCCTAGGCAGATACTTCTACTAGAAGCTTTGGGTGGGAACATACCCGTTTATGCTCATTTGCCACTCATTGTTGGCGAAGACAAGAAGAAATTGTCTAAACGACATGGTGCCACCTCTGTCAGCGGTTTTTTAAAGCAAGGTTATTTGCCGTCTGCTTTAGTTAATTATCTTGCATTCTTGGGATGGAACCCTGGGGGCGAACGGGAAATATACTCATTAAAAGAGTTAACTGAGATATTTGGTTTGGATAGAGTGGGCAAAAATCCAGCTAAATTTGATTACAATAAACTCAATAATATAAATTATCATTACATGATTAATTTATCCGAAGACGAATATAGGACAAATCTTTTTATGTTTTTAAATGAAGAATACTCCAAACTTTTTAATGCTAATTTCACTATTTCTAATACAGTAATACAAAATGTAATAAAACCAAGAATAAAAAAGTTTTCGGAAGTGTCGGACATGATCACTAACGGGGAACTAGATTATTTTTTTAAGAAGCCACCAGTAAATTATGATTTGATTCGGTTTAAAACTGATTCTATTGAAAAGACAAAAAGCATTCTTGAAAAGTTAAAGGTATTAATAGGGAACATATCAAGTAATGACTGGAACACGGATGGTTTGAAAAATAATATATCTACGCTTTTTACAGAATACGGTGTTGGAAATGTTCTCCACCCTCTAAGAGTTGTTTTATCGGGGAAAAAAGAATCTCCAGATCCATTCACGTTAAGCTATATTCTGGGCAAAAAAGAGACTTTGGAGCGAATTGATTCCTGTCTTGCTAAGCCAAATAATTTGTAATGAAATATATTGACAATTCAACTTATAAATATAACAAAACGTACCCAATAGTTAAGTTGTCGGATATTTATTTAGATCAAAAAGATGAAGGGGTGTTGTTAGAAAAAATTAAAGATTCCCCCTGGTATATATACAGTTCAGATTTGATTAAAAAAAATTCATTCCTAAAATTAAAACAAATAATATCGTTAACCAAAGACGTTGAGTTAATAGTAAAAACATATTATCCCAATATTAATATCAAGCACCTTTCTATTGGTGGATCTTATCTTTTCAAAAACGGAGAGTCCAATGATATTGACTTTAACGTAATAGTTGAGGGTAGCTTTTTTGATTATATGGATGTTTTTGAGTTTGATGAAATTAATAAAAAATTATTTTCCAAAGTCAAAAAAATATCCTTTATGATTTTTGGCGAGGATGATTTATTGTTTGACACTAATATTGATGACACCATTGAAACCACTAATTATATCCATACCTCGCTTTGTATGAGAGAGGGGGTTGTTTTCTCGATTAGAAATATCCTTGTGCATGGGTTCGATATATGTAAAAAAGAAATTGACACACATAATTTGATAATAAGAATTAAAAGACAGTTGTATCATGCTCGACTCTTGGTTGACGGTAAGGTTAATATACATACAACACAAGAAGAAAGATTAGCAAAAGCAGTTAGTCGTATATGTGAAGCAGCTTTTTACCTATCATTAGTATTTCCAGAATTAAAAATTGACCCCGAATCAGTTTTTGAAAGAGAAACGACATTGATTACAGAAGGCAACGCAACTGGCGCTTATAGCTGGCTTAAAGAGGTTGAATTTATAGCAGATAATATTGTTGTGAAAGTTTTAAATAATGGTTATCATGACTCCGTAAGCCCCTATCGTCTAACGTAGGACGTCATCTAATTGAGATGAAAATTTAGGTTCGATACCTAGTAGGGGTTCTAGAAAAAAATGTCAAAAAAGGTGATATTAAATAGCCAGTGTCTCCCTAAAAAGAACTACCATTGTGGAAACGCTGTCAGTCATATTGTTTCTGAAATATCTTATCTTTTTTTTACTGAATTTGATAAAAAAAATGATTTTTATTTTGTGAATGATTCTTGGAATTTGCATGGTTTACCATTTGAGACCATGTACGTTGAAAAGTTTGGCTCAAATATAAATTACGAAAAAATAAAAGATTTTGCCGAGGAATGTATTAATTATGCAAAGCACGAAAAATCTTTTTTTAGCAACATTAAGCTTGGTCCAAACATTATTGAGCATTCAGATACTGATCCGGAGTTTGTTAGATATACAACCGATATATTTCATGAATTAATAGATAGTAAAATCATTATTAAGACAGGAAATCATTATTCTCTTGATCTATTATCAATTAAGAACACTTTAAATTTTGATGGAATAAAAATATTTCCAAGTCAACATAGAACAACAATAGTAAACGACGCAAAAATGATAAATGGTTTATATCCGATTACAAAAAATAGAGTTTTTTCGCCAAGTATTAATATAGATAATATTAACTACGTTATAAATCCTATTTTTCAGTCTTTTGTATATCCTTTGTATATAAGCGAAAAGTATGGATTTAATTACCCGGTTTTTTTGTTTACGAGTTCATCTGGACATGGAATGCTTAAGTGGCATTATCTTAGAAATATTGTTTCTTTTGCATTGTCACAAAATCATCCGTATGAAAACCTGGTTTTGCACGGGAATATCCTGGGCGCAAACAATAGAAGAATGAGTAAACATGACAACAATGTTGTTAAGCCGTCGGATTTATATAAAATTCTACCCGATAGAAGATTTGTTAGGCACGTACTAATCAAGTCTATCTCGGACAAAGATTTAATGCTTCAGACTGATATCTCTTTTTCAGAATTTAACAAAATAAAGAATAAATTGGACATAATACACACTAATGAATTTAATATACTAAATCCTAAAAACTTAAATATTACATTGACTAGTATTAAAAACGATTTAAAAAACTTTAAAATAAAAAAAGCTTTTGATTGTTTTGTTGATTTTATTAGAAGAGCCCAG includes these proteins:
- a CDS encoding ATP-binding cassette domain-containing protein; protein product: MIQVIIEKSGEKISFDIDTNFRTAILGENGIGKTSILESITLKSSKNDWLTVHVPERVKIVFLSQIETNTGLVSGGEHMKKRLEYLFSQKADLYVLDEPTNNLDEKNISWLKKHIVENKLSIIFTSHNINFIDDCAEVIFYLDSKGVEKTKERCSLYLVSRKKKIEREFLMYDIAIKKQEELKDAARKAKQHSEAGEKWKGTDNDKYLRGFNRNSAGKGAATARMLGERAEKISVEKPQHDPIPKALFLDLGFVGNLFNLLSTSLSQKRISLLVNSGDKILITGPNGVGKTTFLDYLVGLLNGLAQKSEDMFNRGGKFSYYYISQNWYENLNDQTVGEYLKNFGLNEAEIYRSISFNHIDKSILNKKFKNVSPGIRIKVLLGALSCKKLDLIIWDEPTNHLDVMTQYVLRDALLKYAGSLILVSHDRLFLDDSSFTRVTL
- a CDS encoding class I tRNA ligase family protein encodes the protein MSKKVILNSQCLPKKNYHCGNAVSHIVSEISYLFFTEFDKKNDFYFVNDSWNLHGLPFETMYVEKFGSNINYEKIKDFAEECINYAKHEKSFFSNIKLGPNIIEHSDTDPEFVRYTTDIFHELIDSKIIIKTGNHYSLDLLSIKNTLNFDGIKIFPSQHRTTIVNDAKMINGLYPITKNRVFSPSINIDNINYVINPIFQSFVYPLYISEKYGFNYPVFLFTSSSGHGMLKWHYLRNIVSFALSQNHPYENLVLHGNILGANNRRMSKHDNNVVKPSDLYKILPDRRFVRHVLIKSISDKDLMLQTDISFSEFNKIKNKLDIIHTNEFNILNPKNLNITLTSIKNDLKNFKIKKAFDCFVDFIRRAQIVQTDSVVDGEFLELIKICNVFYGNKK
- the gltX gene encoding glutamate--tRNA ligase, with product MTKVITRFPPSPTGEIHIGNMRTMLFNYLYAKYFNGEIFLRFEDTDKERSKKEYESIVIDGLHALGLNFDHGPFRQSERGAIYKEKLLELIKLGRAYEAEDSLGGSGKAIRFKNPNKIITFDDKVRGHVSIDSSIFGDFVIARNIDNPIYHFAVVVDDMDMGVTHIIRGEDHITSTPRQILLLEALGGNIPVYAHLPLIVGEDKKKLSKRHGATSVSGFLKQGYLPSALVNYLAFLGWNPGGEREIYSLKELTEIFGLDRVGKNPAKFDYNKLNNINYHYMINLSEDEYRTNLFMFLNEEYSKLFNANFTISNTVIQNVIKPRIKKFSEVSDMITNGELDYFFKKPPVNYDLIRFKTDSIEKTKSILEKLKVLIGNISSNDWNTDGLKNNISTLFTEYGVGNVLHPLRVVLSGKKESPDPFTLSYILGKKETLERIDSCLAKPNNL
- a CDS encoding NUDIX domain-containing protein, which gives rise to MKIKIKSKKILEKSYGIIVAYKQSSTETKYLIIQSKGTNDWSFPKGHAEKDETSVETALRELKEETGISQISLIPDVSFSDKYRYKANGIWNRKQATFFVGITDNLNVKIQQEEVVNYIWSNYDDAVKILTFENQRKILREAYSKILEIN
- a CDS encoding RNHCP domain-containing protein, encoding MCSECSFSVEGNGYTNHCPKCLWSKHVDINPGDRESECLGAMEPIGVELKAGDYVITHQCVKCSFVRKNKTTKEDDFRVILSL